The genomic window tatcaaacggagtccaaacggaatgaaaccttcggcaacatgtttttttggaagattatcatcctggaggcttggagatcaagtgagaagatcctcgaggagcccaggagatagggggcgcccccctccctacagggcgcggccccctgtctcgtggacccctcgagcactccccgaccgacttatttcacctatataaccctacgtaccctaaaaccatcgaatatcaagatagatcgggagttccaccgccgcaagcctctgtagccaccaaaaacctctcgggatcccttcccggcaccctaccggaggggggatccttcaccggtggccatcttcatcatcccggcgctctccatgacgaggagggagtagttcaccctcgaggctgagggtatgtactagtagctatgtgtttgatctctctctctctctctctcatgttctctctcgtgttccctctatggcatgatcttgatgtatctcgagctttgctattgtagttggatcttatgatgtttttccccctctactctcttgtgatgaattgagtttcccctttgaagttatcttatcggattgagtcttttatgagaacacttgatgtatgtcttgtcgtgcttatctgtggtgataatgggatatcatgtgcctcttgatgtatgttttgctaaccaacttgagggttccgcccatgaacctatgcctaggggttggcacacgttcttgactctccggtagaaacttttgggcactctttgaagtactttctgttggttggatgaatctaagattgtgtgatgcatatggtataatcatgcccacggatacttgaggtgacaatggagtatctaggtgacattagggttttggttgatttctgtcttaaggtgttattctagtacgaactcttgaatagattgatacgaaagaataactttgaggtggcttcgtaccctaccataatctcttcgtttgttcttcgctattagtgtctttggagtgactctttgttgcatgttgagggattgttatataatctatctatgttattattgttgagagaacttgcactagtgaaagtatgaaccctaggccttctttcctaccattgcaataccgtttacgctcacttttgcccttagttaccttgctgtttttattatttcagattacaaaaacctttatctactatctcttttgcacttgtattaccatctcttcgccgaactagtgcacctatacaatttatcatcactagtagaaaaggggccaatggtccaggccggtccagcccattagtcccggttcaatccagaaccgggaccaatgggggcattggacccggttcgtgagccccaggggccggccgggccacgtgggccattggtcccggttcggctggacctattggtcccggttggtggcacgaaccgggaccaatggccctcgctcctggcccaccaccattggtcccggttggtggcccgaaccgggaccaaaggacgaccattagtcccggtccattccgccaaccgggactaaagggttggtcctcgttgcggccaaagtttagtcccacctcgccaaccggaggggaatcagaccggtttataagcccctccctctctgccttattgagctcctctgaaaatgaaaatggatgcccttatatagggaatttaggctaaattcatacgaatttctcttgaaatttgttatgaatttaatttgaatttcctctataagcgcatctatgctcatttctgagtagctttttatatagttttttttcttttctgctatatttattttttttccttttttttctgagttgtaataagtcattaaaaataagcatctatgcttattttttagtaaagttaatcataactattttttcttctatttatttttgaattgtaataagtcattaaaaataagcatctacgctcatattttagtaaagttaatcacaactactttcttttctttttatttctgagttgtaataagtcattacaaataagcatctatgctccttttttagtacagttaatcacaactattttttgcttcaattcatttctgagtatctttttatatagttttttctttcttttctgctatatttatttttttctttttatttctgagttgtaataagtcattaaaaataagcatctatgctccttttttagtacagttaatcacaactattttttggttcaattcatttatgagtagttttctatatagttttttttctttttagttatttttttctttttatttctcagttgtaataagtcattaaaaataaaaaagaggcgcaatgcttgttaatttgcttcaagcctttcggaatagtgtcaactgcactgcacatagctctgtgcagtctaccgtattcctcaaggcttgaagctaaccaacgtgcaggagcattgagcctcttcgtcatcgtctctgcactcagggcttataaacagctgcgagtgcctctcgcttggcgaggtgggactaaaaaaacagctgcaggaagaatcaaaataaaataaaataaaataaaagtgccacctaaagggctaccacggcctgaatacgactagaaacccaagaatgggccaggattcaggcccgcaataggcccaataggcccacaggcacatatagtgcgtttaggcccgtaagcctgcatttgagaggagctcaagaggCCAGCAGGACTggtgcttataaaccactctcgagctccctcagctagcgaggtgagactaaactttcgtgccgcgacgcgggcagcacatggcctttagtcccggttggtggcaccaaccggaactaaagggttgcattggtaccggttcgtggcaccaagaGGTACCAACGCCcccactttagtcccggttagagccaccaaccgggaccacagGTCTTTGTTTCCTGCCCTTTGggttgctgaaaagaggcctttgattccgattggtggctccaaccggaactaaaggggccattggtcccggttggtaccatgAACCGGGACCGATGCTCTTCCTATATATATACAGGACTTGGCAGTTTTCGATCTCTTCTGCTCCACTCCCGTCGCCGCGCGTCTCCCTGCCgccacctcaccgtcgccgccccgtcccgccacgccctgacgccgtcgccgccccgcgccgccccgccccacgCTGTCGCCGCCTGCGCGCCCTGCCCagcccgcccgcgccgcgccccgccgccccggcccgcgccgccccgcccaacccgcgtcgccccgccgccccggcctgcGTCGCCCCCTCGTCATCGCcttcgccatcgccgtcgccgttgccgtcgccgtacgtgagcacctcgccgtcgccttcgattttttttgttagatttaattagatttttttgttaggttagatgtgtagtaatttagatatatgtagttcatagattttgttgttagattagattttttggttagattagatgtgtagcaattaatttgtttatattatgttagattttttgttagattaattacatttttttgttagattagatgtgtgtagtaatttagatatgtagttcatagattttttttgttagattaattttttttgttagattagattagatgtgtagtaattaattttgttcatagaattttaatgatttttttgtatatagtttagatgtgtagtaataagaagtagtttatatatagttgttagattagatgtgtagcaattaatgatttttttgttagattaataagaagtagtttatatatagttgaactagctagttgatttaataaactaatttattttactatatatagaagtagtttgtttttagtaagtgcttagtagttgaactagatagttgatttaattaataaaactacttttatttaactatatatagaagtagttgccgcatcgacgtcggcgatgcctatcccgcatcctcatcgtcgtcgactaggcggtggaggcctgcttgatcagggtcatgttcgggactgggctccgccgggctggtattgggaggtgctaccttccgggggacgtagattggtgaggaggcagcccgttgttgacccgatccttgtttggtggcggtcgcgtgggccagtgacggtggtgaggcatccggacaccgtggaggtggtacgtcaccgtgtcagcgaggaggacgagcacatccgtcgctacatggttgcattggagggcagattcgacaatacctggcaggttcttcagggatctcactggagctatgatcctgtgatagttccttatctttgggtgtccaccgctcgcgtcgatacccgtcgggcgctacggttctagttgtattagtgataatattcgacgatgtacgaacaccaagagatgatgtacttttgcttataattattgaatgcatgctaatttgaatactatactttattttatgatttagttttgcttattttatgatttggttttgcttattgaatgctcatattggataagttctccttcattcccgtgtgctagacaatttgatataataatacattcgggaatgaaaggaggagctacgtacatcgatcatcgatagtcaacccatgattaataataatgatctagtttaatatttgaattatgaacgtaggccggaaatgtcgtactcatcggacgatgaaaaccgcccgagggagtgcgactggtgccacgacgaccgaggtatctgcgacaggttcattgtgctggacgaagatcgtcgcttcaacattaagcttgaggagaccttcgatgttcatacggtacgcaaccgacgataaaagtttttttcgtaattactcatgacttcaactattttaatcatgacaatatttttcatcttttccaattcgactagcttatcccatgctttgcaagacgctatgtcttggagaggatgggttttgaagaccatgaaagtttcgaaaccaaaaaaattatcctaagtacccatcatggtgtggattttcaagtaaagttgtacaatgctcagagtgtaacccattttggttgcaaaaattgggaagcactttgcaagatgtatggttttgatgagggtatgcttgttaccatggatcttggtgatcctacaatcgagcaagagagacctacgattttcgtccttgtggatacacctccaattcttcccccatgtgagcttaacatagatattaagtaatttatattgtttatttcaaaatagttgaaaacttattctccattgacagcttattttcattcttcaaagaatgtgcggaagatggtagacagaacctactacaccgaaggctccgaactaacttatcaggagaaaaatcatctggtcacattttgtactgatcttgagaattacaatgcctacaatcgaactcctcaatattatggtcaatacgtgccactagtgcacgtgttgaactacggtaactaccatggagataccctggtaagatttttgtactattacaacatccgtgcatctttttgcacacttctaaaactagtacatcatatcattgctaactacgaagttattactatgtttttcaacagataatcccgaatgattgtgtgcctcatctgatgtatacacatggtagccttcatgttttgaacatacaaccaggtcggcctacgaatctcaactgtccataccgggtttctaaaataagtggagacctgagaatcaaagaatggaaaaaatgtatggacagtcgtaaggagcttcttggaagcaacattcagcgaagggcaaaaattgaAGACAGGATGAttgccattcttcataatggagagtcagggtttatattgttttatgctattttaccttaagggtgtttaggtcctacctgatactgatgatcatgtgttaagaacaattatgtagggttgggtccgatgactatgaggatgatgatcgtatgacttattattaataacgagtaaaagttgtatgatgatgcatgattagtaggacgggtacttgttattatatatgctgatgtatgcgagcatgcatgagttattatatcagcgggtaaaatgaacatatatagcagcagcgttggtaaaccaaggacgaagatataagagaggacacttctctttattagctagctaatataacaacctaaaaataacccccaaaacccctaaagcagtcaatttccaaaaaaaaacatggacttttggtcccggttggagccaccaaccggtaccaaaggccccctgactgggctcggcgcacagagccgtgtggaggcacattagtcccggttctagtttgaaccgggactaatgggtggaggtattagtaacggcccattagtcccggttcatgaaccgggactaaaggccctcacgaaccgggactattaggtgtttttctactagtgcattgtattgggtgtgttggggacacaagagactctttgttatttggttgcagggttgtttgagagagatcatcttcatcctgcgcctcctacggattgataaaccttaggtcatccacttgagagaaatttgctactgtcctacaaacatgtgcacttgcagacccaacaacgtctacaataagaaggttgtgtagtagacatcagcggcagcagcagcaagggaacgacggtgggcgtgcgcgtggagcagatgtgatctgttcatggcggctagggttaggagacaccgcacacttatatagatGCAGCCGCGtggggctcgacccacgtccgagtccgtgacagcccacgatccgacgtctcagattgtggtccagctgtcagagaactctccgttagtgactggcaaaagtaagcgcgtaggtgtgagctcggctcggctcaatcccgcaacccgtggcgcggcggaggagtgcgcgagggcctcttctcttctcaacctccaatagcatgtggaagagaaacccttataaggaggtccaactcctcttccactttcagggtgggactaaacttcccactacacctagtgccatataacccacatggacctttagagatttttcagaaattgctatatgggcctagagcccatctgaAATTTCAGCAGTACACCATCTGCCCCAAGTAACACTTTAATTTTATTCTTAACTCTTCGCATGTTGGCCCTCATCTGGAAATAACGAGTACTTTTGTCACCAGCCCGCAGCCATTCTACTGAGCTCTCTGCTTCCACATGAGCTCCTCATGCTTGTATAGCTCCAGCAGCtcatttttaattttaatttctcTTACCGAGGGGGCAACTCTCCCAGGAACAACACGTAAAATTTCCAACTCTTTCTTTAATCTTTTATTAATATTCATCCTTTTTATTAATTTCCAAAAACACGCGTTCATGCCCAAACCGCTTTGCtcatcttatgcttttgccctttgaccgtttgattgtcattttgaaaacttcataaaaattcatactaactcagaaaaatacaaataagatatcaaaatgttgcGAGAAACATCACCtacatgtgcatgtcatttgcatccatCCATGATAAAAGTATTGGAAAGTCCCAATCTCCGGTTTAAGCTAAAACATCCCACAGCTTCATTTTCATCAAACTCCCTCATTTGACAAACTAAAGAGGCATTGAGCTTGCCTTCAATTTCAAATTAAATGCACCAAGTAAGTAGGAGCGTGTGATGGGCCCTGGAACAACAATACAGCTTGGGACATTTGGCCCAGCCGACAAGGAAGGAACCAAACCAAAACCCTAGCTCAATCATTCACAAAGACCAAAgcagccgcctcgcctcgcctccacTCCACTTTCCCCATTCCCACCAGCTCCACCGCCGCGCCCTCCGCCTCCGCCTTCGGCGTCCGTCCTTTGGCCTCACCATGGAGGACGTAGCCGGGATGATTTTCTCTGGCCCCGAGTTCAAGAAGATGGACGAGAACATGCGAATGCTGACGGTGGACGTCTTCAAGGCCATCCCCAGGCCGACCGTCTCCACGGCCGCGCCcctcgccagcgccgccgccgccgcgcgggaCGGCGTCGACCGCATCAGCCGCCTCCCCGTCGGGATCCTCCGCAACATCGTCTCCCGCCTCCCCGCCAAGGACGCCGGGCGCACCACCGCGCTGGCCAAGCGCTGGCGCCGCGTCTGGCACTCGGTGCCGCTCGTCCTCGTCGACGCGCACCTCCTCTCCGACCGCAGCGTCGTGGGGCGCGGCCAGTTCCGCGAGATGGGCCTCGAGTCCTGGTACGCCGGCCTGTTTCGCATCCTGGACGCCATGGGCACCCTCGCAGACAACGTGTCCCACGTCCTCGCCGCGCACCCGGGCCCCTTCGCCTTCGTCTACCTCGCCGGCAACAACATGTTGTATCACCTGGACAAGTTGGAGCTCTGGCTCAAACTCCTCGCCGCCAAGGGCGTCAAAGAACTCGTCTTTGTGAACCTCGCATCCAAGTTCGACGACCAGCTGCCCATACCCGCCGCCGAGCTCTTCAACTGCACCGCCCTCACCAAGCTCTACATCGGCACCTGGTGCTTCCCGGACACAAGCACATCCGACCTCCCGCCTACTGCTGCCTTCCCCTACCTCCGGGAGCTTGGCCTCTGCAACCTCCTCATCAAGGACAAGGACCTCGCCTTCGTGCTGGACAGATGCCCCGTCCTGGAGAAGCTCATGATCGCCAGAAGCCGGTGGCCAGTGTGCCTCCGCATCCACAGCCGCAGTCTACGAAGCGTTCAGGTGTGCATGGCTATCGTGCCAGAAATCAATGTGGTGCGCGCTACACGCCTGGAGAGGCTCTTTCTGTGGGAAGCTTGGGGTTGGGGCGACCGTGATCTCACCAACATGTCCTCCAAAGTCAAGATCGGCCATGCACCCAAGCTGCGCTTCCTGGGATTCTTGGTGCCTGGAATGCACCAACTTGAGATTCGCAACACAGCCATCATGGTCCGTGTGctttagatacatccccttttatctattttgatgacaagtattttcggacggagggagtatgaatcttCTTTCATTCCGAATCACCATGTTTTAATACTAATTTCTAAGTTCCATCCTTTAATTTGTAGTAAGTATATATAGCAGTATTACCACAAAATGCATCATAATTAAATTAATTTGCAGGTTAACACCAAGGCAAGTCCAAACACCACTGTCCCAAGCGTTCAGATGCTGGGAGTTCAAGTGAAACTTGGAACCCACTTTGAAGCCAGGATGCTGCCTAGTTTCCTCAGATGCTTTCCTAACATCGAGACGCTCTATGTCCAGGTATAATTTGACCTGAGTCACTAGCTACTCATGTTTGTGTCTGCCTGCACCAAATGAATTGAGACTGCTACTCATGACGTGCCATCTATATGTCCTCTGTTTGATTTATTAATTTGCAGTCCGAGAATGATGACTTCAAGTTCTGGGGACCTAAAACTGGTGGCACAAGCAAAGCCATCAACCTCAAGTTCTGGAAGGATGCTGGTCCTATTGAATGCATCCAGAGGCACATCAAGAAGTTGGTTCTCCGTGAGTTCCGGGGGAGGAAAAGCGAGCTTGACTTCCTCAAGTACATTGCCGAGCATGCGCAAGTTCTGGAGGAGATGGTGATTGTGATGACCCATGGGCATTTGCCGTCAGATAATTTGGGTGCCAAGCTGAGGATCTTCATGGCTTCTGCAAAATGGGCTAATGGATGCTGCAAGATGATGGTCTTCAAGAGTCCATTTGAGCAAGAAGGTACAGCGTGGTGCTACCTAAGAGGATTTGATTTTTCTATTGAGGATCCTTTTGATGTCTCAAAATGCCGCGAAGACAAATGTGCTGCCCATTAGTTTTCTGTGTTGTTAAGCATCTATAACGTACTGCCTTAGACTGTTGGTAATGTGTTTTCTCTGGTCTGGGATTTGGGAAGGATCCTACTTGCTTGGCTTCAGTGACTATTAAGTGCCCAAGTTATTTAGCACTATCATTTCTCTTGCAGAAGACTATTGTTAGTTAAATAGAAATGCTGTTTCCAGGATTCAGTTTACATTGCAGGAGTTTGTCTAAATGTATGGCTGAATATTGATGGGAAAGTTTTATCCATCGCTTACTATCTAAGAATGTTCCTCAAGAATTGCTCCTTTTGGCATCGTGCTTCAATTTTTGCAAATTCTCTATGGTGCTTGGTTGCTTATTTACATATTTACACCAAATTACCTCCGTAGCTATTTACGGTGTTTCTAATTTTTGTTCTGCCTATCCATTTTACCATGCACTTATGGAATATGGGGCTAAATTTACTATTGATTGTTGCTTCAACTGGGTTTGGGTGACACTTATTTATACATAATTACATTTATGATAGGGACATAAGTCTAGGCTTCATTTTACCTTAAACAAATATATATCTTGGTCAGTCTGCTTCTACCATGTGCTCTGGCATTTTGTTTTGAAATGATGGACCATATTTTTTTTTAGGCACCGTTAAGTCCAATTTATCACTATGCCACGTGCACTGCACTGTCTGAAGATGAAATAGGTATCTTGCACAAAGGTAAGTAACAGCTTAAGCAACTCAGAGGGAAACAAATGCTAAAATAAAAATAGTTCTTTTGGTGATTTCAAATGCTAGGTTTGAATTCTTGGTGCCATGCTTTCCTTTAAACTGTGAATTAAGGTCCTTTCTACCTAGAAGAATGGACTTTAGGTGTGCCATTATcagtttattactccctccgtttggaattacttgaCTGTGTAACTTCACTGTTGATTTATGGTGCATTTATTTGCTTGATCAGATATTGTCCATGATTGTTATAAGTTATTATATGTTGCTATTAGCATGCTACAAATATACTTTTAACCACTGAGGATAGGAGTGTGTTTGTTGCTTGCATCAGTATTATGCTTATGTCTGAATGACAATTGAACTTGATGAGAAAACAACAGAAAGAATCTGATATCACTCTGCCTAAGCTTTGGGTTAGATGAAACAGTCTGTGTGCCTAGCTTTGACTTGTATTAGTGCATATATATTTGGTACTAGCAGCAATGACGTGGTATTGTGCTTGGCTGCTTAGTTCTGCTGCTTCTTCCAAATGAAATGCTGTTATGCGGTACGCTATGGATGTTACGGTTGCTCTTGAATCTTGTGCACTGCAATCAGCAGATACACTATTTGATTCCATGAAAATATTCacctttttgttggaaatatgccctagaggcaataataaaagtattattattatatttccttgttcatgataattgtcttttattcatgctataactgtattatccggaaatcgtaatacacgtgtgaatacatagaccacaatatgtccctagtgagcctctagttgactagctcgttgtgatcaacagatagtcatggtttcctggctatggacattggatgtcgttgataacgggatcacatcattaggagaatgatgtgatggacaagacccaatcctaagcctagcacaaagatcgtgtagttcgtttgctagagctttgccaatgtcaagtatctcttcctttgaccatgagatcgtgtaactcctggataccgtaggagtgctttgggtgtatcaaacgtcacaacgtaactgggtgactataaaggtgcactacaggtatctccgaaagtatctattgttttatgcggatcgagactgggatttgtcactccgtgtaaacggagaggtatctctgggcccactcggtaggacatcatcatatgcgcaatgtgaccaaggatttgatcacgggatgatgtgttacggaacgagtaaagtgacttgccggtaacgagattgaacaaggtatcggtataccgacgatcgaatctcgggcaagtaaaataccgctagacaaagagaattgtatacgggatcgattgagtccttgacatcgtggttcatccgatgagatcatcgtggaacatgtgggagccaacatgggtatccagatcccgctgttggttattgactggagaacgtctcggtcatgtctgcatgtctcccgaacccgtagggtctacacacttaaggttcgatgacgctagggttataaaggaagcttgtatgtggttaccgaatgttgttcggagtcccggatgagatcccggacgtcacgaggagttccggaatggtccggaggtaaagatttatatataggaagtcctgtttcggccatcgggacaagtttcggggtcatcggtattgtaccgggaccaccggaagggtcccgggggcccaccgggtggggccacctgccccggggggccacatgggctgtagggggtgcgccttggcctacatgggccaagggcaccagccccaagaggcccatgcgcctagggaaccctagagggaagagtcctcaagggggaaggcacctccgaggtgccttggggaggatggactcctccccccctctcttggccgccgcaccagatgccatctggaggctggccgccgccccttggggtgggaaaccctaaagggggcgcagccctccccttcccctatatatatgaggcctaggggctgcccataacacgcgatttgatctctcgttgg from Triticum aestivum cultivar Chinese Spring chromosome 3B, IWGSC CS RefSeq v2.1, whole genome shotgun sequence includes these protein-coding regions:
- the LOC123064804 gene encoding F-box/FBD/LRR-repeat protein At1g16930, translated to MEDVAGMIFSGPEFKKMDENMRMLTVDVFKAIPRPTVSTAAPLASAAAAARDGVDRISRLPVGILRNIVSRLPAKDAGRTTALAKRWRRVWHSVPLVLVDAHLLSDRSVVGRGQFREMGLESWYAGLFRILDAMGTLADNVSHVLAAHPGPFAFVYLAGNNMLYHLDKLELWLKLLAAKGVKELVFVNLASKFDDQLPIPAAELFNCTALTKLYIGTWCFPDTSTSDLPPTAAFPYLRELGLCNLLIKDKDLAFVLDRCPVLEKLMIARSRWPVCLRIHSRSLRSVQVCMAIVPEINVVRATRLERLFLWEAWGWGDRDLTNMSSKVKIGHAPKLRFLGFLVPGMHQLEIRNTAIMVNTKASPNTTVPSVQMLGVQVKLGTHFEARMLPSFLRCFPNIETLYVQSENDDFKFWGPKTGGTSKAINLKFWKDAGPIECIQRHIKKLVLREFRGRKSELDFLKYIAEHAQVLEEMVIVMTHGHLPSDNLGAKLRIFMASAKWANGCCKMMVFKSPFEQEGTAWCYLRGFDFSIEDPFDVSKCREDKCAAH